The Hylaeus volcanicus isolate JK05 unplaced genomic scaffold, UHH_iyHylVolc1.0_haploid 12197, whole genome shotgun sequence genome has a window encoding:
- the LOC128882899 gene encoding uncharacterized protein LOC128882899 isoform X3, translating into MFSSGSAVIPTVTGTPFLTEPGLHPGRRGVWKLGTTLGQYVTVAKSSPFLSQYSCRELSFHEKNTSKPTVSNIQETSRKEDFWKMDTCMTQNTFSSNGRKNVCDPYVIQNIKSQEDYVNCHVKESISQDCGVTNHGSCECRQFQSEDGTFHFVTEQKTQQKYDPCAEPISNLSLSNHVECCLKDEQESSCCKKKKWKYSLKKSTWNGGVEKIVSYGLSDDKELNTESIEGHLNTTAFLYNLSQEKKSFSEKFDEEEDKLEDTLCVTPLSNSTLDTPRHERHCERSSFGLYDTIDIKKNSYEGYLSESQVGLNESQQGYRSKKDISSIDKKCSTEVESLGSTNVDKATFISSPLLGLDMTGNQSLNDSDVFWIDHDQKSNELHLDKSDKNLKHFLSIPKGVCGICWEKDATSKEQVTEQVREFDNEMIACRACGVLIHPQCYGLFYTREEKDVRNAWFCAACEYSKYRKDDLCLVSKSIDESEQNKRLSVVDKKSPTDPCYRTSCAEEQIRRVELLDMTQETGAEMHQPHVVIICSLCQRSGGVFCIGEEHLWVHVSCVLYSTEGPQFSLPFFKKQPIWIRRYLALQYQKQYSCYLCQESTGFTVPCNALNCFLRMHISCAFLQRFLPHQNCVFSTCAHAQRRVKFLFCIHHSQCVEKIKTMYVTNTPTSYETHDACHSFSAPSKENQASEHSFPMLKSSCLPINPCSFHPSPWNVVPLYKNVPTHMKKGIPSVHNRTFQNSSRNKTFPSLPTAASRRRWNMLSNESSLANCADWYNPGMPPSSANYRLESHGARSIDIKKRFQSSLCVDLTQAQTSRRRTCHAKRRSTKTNFFPHRFSPSKWYDRSSDNGTDTEDFIGSPLKSSRALKMSRHSKSRLQPFMESCTPYDVSQAQRSKQLQCRRVEKKRHKGDEESDRRESMHRSRTHYTHSRDGRGRPRRGTRHINGSDFEKKGQAAHFGMGAHIILRGIRLKWSRYDSLFQKTSFLTNVLKQSIIQSVAYEDALRQCLCKPHDSLEDSLHCLALFLVSKQTPFSIEKFCEPLPFLSPFGMEDLNTHTNKGATCQAPTTFVFFSHAKRRQVTSTKIPRHTFQEDEQRDTTQSTMYPASSEKSQVLRLNYKSPKCCEQNVQVDSFPMNHKKEKILQEPQGTVMGSFGVGLWKKHVAHEAILQSEHEKMLFEQVDILEKSLQQDIKNTQLAWTLPVVKDIWKEDIKEFPRFLYFCFIGFLLHCSCSQQSYLQTNQRLFDFFLKPIPKDLSKTFLDSLKMLQEVFKKWTVNELCQSLACVRKCYSYHQDNFLFLQPYFATLFFQKIMNGSTLKAIQSHLGCLELFENNLLTYLTPHNSLSTGVPMLADLEVPLEKNTNTLMGHWRDLVQAQKNRAGSSVSDVTAATSLPQAATTSQIFTPIQDPDPLTEKKTSLYTLLPDIILSQTMCTQRKFDKSEENSLNARRVSLQQETDNFKVHVATCPLSTPQATGHTLFNKSEYETPVHTTDSDTPHTATSLFTEMPAERTRYRILRDMLWDVNVSSQLFDFNVLKKLDWLKKKQTQTDDLEESLSGIGVTPRHSEYSFVKQQIGYYLSLLNKVTTKLDLTKNMYCKAITLDEQMPLKLHHQPQAEALIHLFCSITSKWGRIASQCVRGLSDRTSVACMRSQNCFKEFITPCLIQDTKNMSSATSFLTVPDASQAIVKVQTSATSLNKLHTSTSGNRIKYCCICFEEEWEPDNPVLTCVRCFTSLHKKCYIVPESTADDENEAFFCKRCTLEKKRHDMFISGSIRCDFCNTLGGALKHTKEGGWVHVLCALFLLPAVVPEDLQTFDHWDVSMIPMSSQAVNCSVCCMSNWKPHMKRCLPIKEAMGDETDVFTASYSEYHLESFPLRTSDAPPHYPMSLYRAHRRGVCVSCSYEKCERSFHPFCAWLAGMYVKVTLKNNSFYPWNKKIAEMCSKQDETLRLRNEAFFLTMDQIYFPMLQFEIFCFDHSPSCTTIFHKEELVTRSSSYQRCLRQQEFMNRDLYPNGTYTVASQHHLINGGCKTSRQPCQELLIQDTLSVPHATTIPTNLHAFDASGANDMKEKNMHINAGYRDTILDTYYDHICCICFTHAHSDAKSADQRLRHCRRCGLAVHPVCYNDEGLRLRVFSPTLLSKKSTALNTKESYDILLNYLVSVETQFEKPKELFPLTDLLCKIEAYNILQLDLPQVFFPSLKNLDVTTLQDIYFTCDVCSNGYVPEHVVCVVCGRKGGALRILHVEDSERKNSSSRDTVAEMFIHVVCATYAPGISIEDSNGLFSVKTLDTIIKSDFYGSNKCQLCDSKDGITLPCSYPSCSVFNHARCLQHHNCWLGLHSAVERFLDEEKPIKPLPEVKLHPQNLSQIHTFCYTHTKLKLKYTRQPLHSSLQRMKELLEQLRVKTCGVKNRVLSKENEIATFLKLLQLKKPLLTVKEARSNNVASLISSEKLIPFLSMDTKYDAAYINKGYTVTSSTKWNTTLDYEPVRLFPEKPILNSRTVPYVLEEVTTKVLEASVGSETLLEALPPFTKLSLDKLYVLGQARALTIAEIVDFSRMLLPDYQRRRRGRPSAKEKVIRVLTTGALQYLKAQKHAHETLQDVVKRLPLESMKPCDFTFWVEASTIADQYGKSLQAILCGTTNGANEWMALSSSKKTLFTTYQRQHNQNGMLVPDNKSMITTSVEETTKSSPLHMDEQQFWESPQNNDPSTPQVSEVDVSLQTQVKNVSMALKERLLNEKNIQDQQHFVDFACESKSHGTDSSFCKECLTIQHGGDRNQDAHVFSALGETTTHESQSCLNTNLNVQASVEEALSSSGGHVVTSSSSLLDSRVEDFSTVVDTFEKASKSSPNGYVKESPPLFNSHVEDTGGLPDNLLEASLSVEYSLEQKTVLFSENHLETNTLPLLNSQCGTASLHSLKGKGKAVASALAEDHAEGTRPLVPETHVEGTNPPGPETHVEPTKPRVPEAQVEPTNPRVPEAQVEPTKPRVPEAQAEPTTPPVTETHVKEVLSSPEGSIHDASPPVQNCIVKKGVLVEKIVSESPVVNLEKKKAGNILNKKPELTMVDANTVLHRNVSDKISTDPCESSCIATRLRRSVRKRHTLGMSEEKKEEEGVLDNAGQNESRISTRGHKVEKATKVEFLDVYQIVANTVLSSFETVKELENFCWFHISFSVSQNGKSTDLHVGDNEDFFFLSKKYVDDKVHPTSFTESLQLCDLFSAVALHEVRTVVVRPIKPSPTNICNSILCMFQSLRSAKNDSHIPLLSFLFLQPENIKLFQKLCQDAVKGNIQSLEEVHTTYISCLTNPSMKLLVLKREDVWLHFSWYGKYVRDKSFNQVMIEKWLPPVGNNLRQPRRYPTLTQAAVDDVTRYFQHLIGWVLQQVDNPSAALCNIPGWNTHNSLWNDTNVFSLFYLTQSVRIFCTTLWKWREGLVVGYGSPLLANSQRFKFHQKDNQKYPELYGERKQGALLCSHEEDTELEKPQYFTNYSYLVYFEISETFVFEWCSLTLWDFVETKNLTTTTTTTTTNVSKLFELDSKYHIRSFLTWTTLSNCYECQKPLMSYWKDKTPSEFLLCQNLSRGSKNGKDKVLTLIKCHNTTCRECVEKTLANCKTLSSWDTCATWKCSQCRRPADSTETTKTENVTVHESERSLSTGSGKDTFSATFKSLQTCKNFSCRTDSMLDYKLKKQCGKVSWRIGLTSKEKKRQKSDMKDFYQASHELKKFRKQK; encoded by the exons ATGTTTTCGTCAGGATCGGCAGTGATTCCAACAGTGACGGGTACACCTTTTTTAACGGAGCCTGGTTTGCATCCAGGACGTCGAGGTGTATGGAAATTAGGAACCACCTTGGGGCAATATGTGACTGTAGCGAAATCTTCACCGTTTTTATCGCAGTATTCATGTCGTGAATTGTCATTTCACGAGAAGAACACGAGTAAACCAACAGTTTCTAACATTCAAGAAACCAGTAGAAAGGaagatttttggaaaatggaCACTTGTATGACACAAAACACCTTTTCTTCGAATGGAAGGAAAAATGTGTGTGATCCTTatgttatacaaaatattaagaGTCAAGAAGATTATGTAAATTGTCATGtaaaagaaagcatttcgcAGGACTGTGGCGTGACAAATCATGGTTCCTGTGAGTGCAGACAATTTCAAAGCGAAGATGGAACCTTTCATTTTGTAACTGAACAAAAGACGCAGCAAAAATATGATCCTTGTGCTGAACCTATTTCTAATTTGTCCTTGTCTAATCATGTCGAATGTTGTTTAAAAGATGAGCAAGAATCAAGTtgttgtaaaaagaaaaaatggaaatatagtttaaaaaaatccacGTGGAATGGTGgtgttgaaaaaattgtgtCATATGGACTGAGTGACGACAAAGAATTAAACACTGAAAGTATTGAGGGTCATTTGAACACAACAGCGTTTCTATATAACCTTTCGCAAGAAAAGAAgagtttttcagaaaaatttgatGAAGAAGAGGACAAATTGGAAGACACATTATGTGTCACTCCTTTATCCAACTCTACTCTCGATACGCCAAGACATGAGCGGCATTGCGAAAGGAGTTCTTTTGGCCTGTATGATACCattgacataaaaaaaaacagttatGAAGGTTACTTGTCAGAAAGTCAGGTTGGTTTGAATGAGTCTCAACAAGGGTATAGAAGTAAGAAAGATATTTCGTCGATTGACAAAAAGTGTTCTACGGAAGTCGAGTCCTTAGGTTCCACCAATGTTGATAAGgcaacttttatttcatcacCATTATTGGGCCTCGATATGACTGGAAATCAATCATTGAACGATTCAGACGTTTTTTGGATTGATCATGACCAGAAAAGCAATGAGTTGCATTTGGATAAAAGTGAcaagaatttaaaacattttctttcaattcctAAGGGTGTGTGTGGAATTTGTTGGGAGAAGGATGCAACATCTAAAGAACAAGTAACTGAGCAAGTACGAGAGTTTGATAACGAAATGATTGCATGCCGTGCATGTGGGGTGTTAATTCATCCACAATGTTATGGACTTTTTTACActcgagaagaaaaagacGTACGAAACGCTTGGTTTTGCGCTGCTTGTGAATATAGTAAATATCGAAAGGATGATTTATGCTTGGTTTCCAAAAGTATCGATGAAAGCGAACAAAACAAACGTTTAAGTGTAGTTGACAAAAAATCACCCACCGATCCATGTTATCGAACAAGCTGTGCTGAAGAGCAAATAAGGAGAGTTGAGCTATTGGATATGACTCAAGAGACTGGAGCAGAAATGCATCAACCTCATGTTGTAATAATATGTTCTTTATGTCAACGTTCTGGGGGTGTTTTTTGTATCGGAGAAGAGCATCTTTGGGTTCATGTCTCATGTGTTTTATATTCGACAGAAGGtccacaattttctttgcctttttttaaaaagcagCCTATTTGGATTCGTCGTTATTTAGCATTACAATATCAAAAGCAGTACTCGTGCTATCTTTGTCAAGAATCCACCGGTTTCACTGTTCCATGCaatgcattaaattgttttttacgAATGCATATTTCTTGTGCATTTCTTCAAAGGTTTCTACCTCACCAAAATTGTGTTTTTTCGACCTGCGCTCATGCACAACGTCGTgtcaaatttctattttgtattCACCATTCTCAATGCGtggaaaaaatcaaaacaatgtATGTAACTAACACGCCTACTTCGTATGAAACCCATGACGCTTGTCACTCATTTTCTGCACCCTCTAAAGAAAATCAAGCATCAGAACATTCCTTTCCTATGTTAAAATCTTCATGTCTTCCAATCAATCCGTGCTCCTTTCATCCATCCCCTTGGAATGTTGTTCCCCTGTATAAAAATGTGCCGACTCATATGAAAAAAGGAATTCCGTCAGTACATAATCGAACATTTCAAAACAGCAGTCGTAATAAAACGTTTCCCTCTCTTCCAACTGCTGCGTCGCGTCGGCGGTGGAATATGTTATCGAATGAATCTTCGCTTGCTAATTGTGCAGATTGGTATAATCCGGGTATGCCTCCGTCTTCAGCTAACTATAGGCTAGAATCGCATGGAGCCCGAtctattgatattaaaaagcGCTTTCAATCTTCTTTATGCGTTGACTTGACACAGGCGCAAACTTCGCGAAGGCGTACATGCCATGCAAAACGTCGATcaacgaaaacaaatttctttccacATCGTTTTTCTCCCTCCAAATGGTATGACCGGTCTTCGGACAACGGTACTGATACAGAAGATTTCA TTGGTTCCCCTTTGAAGAGCTCACGTGCACTCAAAATGTCTAGACATTCCAAAAGTCGTCTTCAACCCTTCATGGAATCGTGTACTCCGTACGATGTTTCCCAAGCACAGCGTAGTAAGCAATTGCAGTGTCGTCGGGTAGAAAAGAAAAGGCATAAGGGTGACGAAGAAAGCG ATCGGAGAGAATCGATGCATCGATCAAGGACACATTACACACATTCAAGAGATGGTAGAGGTCGACCGCGTCGTGGTACGCGTCATATAAATGGAAGTGATTTTGAGAAAAAAGGTCAAGCTGCTCATTTTGGAATGGGAGCCCATATTATTTTGCGTGGTATTCGTCTAAAGTGGTCTCGTTATGatagtttatttcaaaaaaccTCTTTTTTAACAAACGTGCTTAAACAAAGCATAATTCAAAGTGTTGCGTATGAAGATGCCTTACGGCAATGTCTTTGTAAGCCACACGATTCTCTTGAAGATTCCCTTCATTGTTTAGCTCTTTTTTTGGTTTCAAAACAAACACCGTTTTCAATAGAAAAGTTTTGTGAACCACTTCCTTTTTTGTCACCTTTTGGC ATGGAGGATTTAAATACTCATACGAACAAGGGTGCAACATGTCAAGCCCCTAcaacttttgttttcttttcccaCGCTAAGCGACGTCAAGTTACTTCAACTAAAATCCCACGGCACACTTTTCAAGAAGACGAACAAAGAGATACCACCCAATCAACAATGTATCCCGCATCAAGTGAAAAGTCGCAAGTATTACGCTTGAACTATAAAAGTCCTAAATGTTGTGAACAGAATGTTCAAGTAGATTCATTTCCTATGAaccataaaaaagaaaaaattttacaagaaCCACAAGGCACTGTCATGGGTTCTTTTGGTGTGGGTCTCTGGAAGAAACATGTTGCTCACGAAGCAATTTTGCAGAGTGAgcacgaaaaaatgttatttgagCAGGttgatattttagaaaaatcatTGCAACAAGATATCAAAAACACCCAACTTGCGTGGACATTACCTGTCGTGAAAGATATTTGGAAGGaagatataaaagaatttcctcggtttttatatttttgctttatCGGGTTTTTATTGCATTGTTCATGTTCTCAGCAGTCttatttgcaaacaaatcaaaggttatttgatttttttttaaaaccaatTCCAAAAGACTTGTCTAAAACGTTTCTtgattctttgaaaatgttgcaagaggtgtttaaaaaatggactGTCAATGAACTTTGCCAGTCTTTAGCATGTGTAAGAAAATGCTACTCATACCACcaagataattttttattccttcaACCGTATTTtgcaacattattttttcaaaaaatcatgAATGGAAGTACACTAAAAGCTATTCAAAGTCATCTTGGATGTTTAGaactgtttgaaaataatctgTTAACATATCTAACACCTCATAACTCTTTATCAACAGGTGTTCCAATGTTAGCCGATCTGGAGGTTCCTTTAGAAAAGAATACGAATACATTGATGGGACACTGGCGGGATTTAGTGCAAGCTCAAAAAAACAGAGCAGGATCTTCTGTTTCAGATGTTACGGCAGCCACATCTTTACCACAAGCAGCGACGACGTCGCAGATTTTTACACCGATTCAGGATCCAGATCCATTgaccgaaaaaaaaacatcctTGTATACGCTGCTTCCCGATATCATCCTTTCACAGACTATGTGTACGCAACGGAAGTTCGACAAAAGTGAGGAGAACAGTTTGAATGCAAGGAGAGTGTCATTGCAGCAAGAAACtgataatttcaaagttcatGTAGCGACATGTCCATTAAGTACACCTCAAGCAACAGGTCACACcttgtttaataaaagtgAGTACGAAACGCCAGTTCACACAACTGACAGTGACACACCTCATACCGCCACTTCACTTTTCACTGAGATGCCAGCAGAGAGAACACGCTATCGCATTTTACGAGACATGTTATGGGATGTCAATGTTTCATCTCAATTGTTTGATTTTAATGTTCTTAAAAAACTTgattggttaaaaaaaaaacagacaCAAACTGACGATTTAGAAGAGTCCTTATCAGGCATTGGTGTAACACCACGCCATTCCGAGTATTCTTTTGTAAAGCAACAAATTGGTTATTATCTTTCGTTGCTGAACAAAGTTACTACAAAATtagatttaacaaaaaatatgtattgcAAAGCTATAACTTTAGATGAACAAATGCCTTTAAAATTACATCATCAACCACAAGCTGAAGCGTTAATTCATCTATTTTGCTCTATTACATCCAAATGGGGTCGTATTGCGTCCCAATGTGTTCGTGGTCTTTCGGATCGAACATCTGTCGCTTGCATGCGTTCTCAGAATTGCTTCAAGGAATTCATCACCCCGTGTTTGATTCAAGATACGAAGAATATGTCTTCTGCAACGTCTTTTCTCACTGTACCAGACGCTTCACAGGCGATTGTAAAAGTTCAGACAAGTGCGACTTCTTTAAATAAGCTCCACACTTCTACGTCAGGAAATCGTATAAAGTATTGTTGTATTTGTTTTGAAGAAGAATGGGAACCAGATAATCCGGTTCTGACATGCGTACGATGTTTCACATCTCTTCATAAGAAATGCTACATTGTACCGGAGTCTACCGCTGACGATGAAAATGAAGCTTTCTTCTGCAAGAGGTGcactttagaaaaaaaaagacatg ATATGTTTATATCGGGTTCAATTCGATGTGACTTTTGTAATACGTTGGGCGGAGCGTTAAAACATACCAAGGAAGGCGGATGGGTTCACGTGTTGTGTGCATTGTTTCTATTACCAGCCGTGGTTCCAGAAGATTTACAGACATTCGACCATTGGGACGTTTCGATGATTCCAATGTCGTCTCAAGCAGTAAATTGTTCTGTTTGCTGTATGTCAAATTGGAAACCGCATATGAAACGTTGCCTACCAATAAAAGAAGCAATGGGTGACGAGACGGATGTTTTCACAGCTTCATATTCTGAGTATCATTTAGAAAGCTTTCCTCTTCGCACCAGTGATGCCCCACCCCATTATCCGATGTCTTTGTACCGCGCGCATCGTCGTGGCGTTTGCGTTTCATGCTCTTATGAAAAGTGTGAACGTTCGTTTCATCCTTTTTGTGCGTGGCTTGCTGGAATGTATGTTAAGGTGACTCTCAAAAATAACTCTTTCTACCCttggaacaaaaaaatagctg aaatgtgCAGTAAACAAGATGAAACATTGAGATTAAGAAACgaggctttttttttaaccatggatcaaatttattttcctatgcttcaatttgaaattttttgttttgatcaTTCACCATCATGCACCACCATTTTTCACAAGGAAGAACTTGTGACGCGTTCTTCGAGTTATCAGCGTTGTTTGCGGCAACAGGAGTTCATGAATCGAGATCTTTACCCAAATGGAACATATACTGTAGCTTCACAACATCATTTGATTAACGGAGGTTGTAAAACATCAAGGCAACCATGTCAAGAATTGTTGATTCAAGACACATTGAGTGTACCGCACGCAACCACGATTCCGACAAATCTTCATGCATTTGATGCTTCGGGTGCTAATGATatgaaggaaaaaaatatgcat ATTAATGCTGGCTATCGTGATACTATACTCGATACATATTATGATCATATATGCTGTATTTGCTTTACACACGCGCATTCAGACGCCAAGTCTGCTGACCAGCGTTTAAGACATTGTCGTCGTTGCGGTTTAGCCGTTCACCCAGTGTGTTACAATGATGAAGGATTAAGACTTCGAGTTTTTTCACCAACATTACTTTCCAAAAAGTCCACTGCACTGAATACGAAGGAATCCTAtgacattttgttaaattatctcGTGTCTGTGGAGACTCAATTCGAAAAACCTAAAGAACTCTTTCCTTTAACGGATTTACTTTGTAAAATCGAAGCTTATAATATTTTGCAGTTGGATTTG ccTCAGGTTTTTTTCCCTTCGTTGAAGAATCTCGATGTAACTACTTTACAAGATATCTATTTTACATGCGATGTTTGTTCTAACGGATACGTTCCTGAGCATGTTGTTTGTGTTGTATGTGGACGTAAAGGCGGAGCTTTGCGGATTTTGCATGTTGAAGATTCGGAGAGGAAAAACTCTAGTTCTCGAGATACTGTGGCAGAGATGTTCATTCATGTGGTGTGTGCTACGTATGCACCTGGGATTTCTATTGAAGACTCCAATGGGTTGTTTAGTGTTAAAACACTTGACACCATAATCAAATCAGATTTTTATGGTAGCAACAAGTGCCAGTTATGTGATTCAAAGGATGGTATCACGCTTCCTTGTTCGTATCCTAGTTGTTCTGTTTTCAACCATGCAAGATGTTTACAGCACCACAATTGTTGGTTAGGGCTGCATAGTGCAGTAGAAAGATTCTTAGATGAGGAAAAACCAATAAAACCATTGCCAG AAGTGAAACTACACCCCCAAAATTTGTCACAAATTCACACTTTCTGTTATActcatacaaaattaaaactaaaatatacaAGGCAACCTTTACATTCAAGTCTGCAGCGTATGAAAGAATTATTGGAACAG CTACGTGTTAAAACCTGTGGTGTTAAAAATCGAGTTTTAtccaaagaaaatgaaattgcaacATTTCTTAAGttgttgcaattaaaaaaacctttgCTTACAGTAAAAGAAGCACGTTCAAACAATGTCGCTTCCTTAATATCCAGCGAAAAACTTATTCCGTTTTTATCTATGGATACTAAATATGACGCGGCATACAT aaacaaaggGTATACTGTTACGTCGTCCACAAAATGGAATACGACATTAGATTATGAGCCAGTTCGACTATTTCCAGAAAAACCAATTTTAAATAGCCGAACCGTTCCATATGTATTAGAAGAAGTTACAACTAAAGTATTAGAGGCTTCAGTAGGATCAG aGACACTGCTCGAAGCGTTACCtccttttacaaaattgtCATTAGACAAATTATATGTTTTAGGGCAAGCAAGAGCACTAACT ATAGCGGAAATTGTGGATTTTTCACGAATGTTATTGCCGGATTATCAGCGGCGGCGACGAGGAAGGCCCTCGGCAAAAGAAAAAGTGATACGAGTTTTAACAACTGGAGCGCTTCAATATCTCAAAGCGCAAAAACATGCACATGAAACCCTGCAGGATGTCGTGAAACGCTTGCCGTTGGAATCAATGAAACCTTGCGATTTCACGTTTTGGGTTGAAGCATCCACTATTGCTGATCAATACGGTAAATCATTACAAGCCATTTTATGTGGAACAACAAACGGTGCAAATGAATGGATGGCGTTATCATCTTCTAAGAAAACACTGTTTACAACGTATCAACGACAACACAATCAGAATGGCATGTTAGTGCCCGATAATAAATCTATGATAACAACATCCGTGGAAGAGACAACAAAATCGTCGCCTCTCCATATGGATGAACAGCAATTTTGGGAATCGCCACAAAATAACGACCCTTCAACACCGCAGGTGTCGGAAGTCGATGTTTCTTTACAAACACAAGT CAAAAACGTGTCAATGGCTTTAAAGGAACGACTTTTAAATGAGAAAAACATTCAAGATCAACAACATTTTGTTGACTTTGCGTGTGAGTCAAAAAGCCATGGAACAGACAGCTCTTTCTGTAAGGAATGTCTTACTATTCAACAT GGCGGTGACCGGAACCAAGATGCGCATGTTTTTAGTGCATTAGGTGAAACGACAACGCACGAAAGTCAGAGTTGCTTAAACACCAATCTTAACGTTCAG GCCTCCGTGGAGGAAGCATTGTCGTCATCAGGTGGTCATGTGGTAACGTCATCAAGTTCTTTACTGGATAGCCGCGTAGAAGACTTTTCGACAGTAGTAGACACTTTCGAAAAGGCGTCTAAATCATCTCCGAATGGTTATGTAAAAGAGTCACCACCCCTCTTCAATAGTCATGTGGAAGACACTGGGGGCTTACCCGATAATTTGCTAGAGGCGTCATTGTCTGTAGAGTACAGTCTTGAACAAAAAACAGTGCTTTTTTCGGAGAATCATTTGGAAACAAACACGTTGCCTCTACTGAACAGTCAGTGTGGAACGGCAAGCCTGCACTCACTTAAAGGCAAGGGTAAAGCCGTGGCGTCGGCCTTAGCAGAGGACCACGCCGAAGGGACAAGGCCGCTTGTACCAGAAACTCACGTCGAAGGGACAAATCCGCCCGGACCAGAGACTCACGTCGAACCGACAAAGCCGCGTGTACCAGAAGCTCAGGTCGAACCGACAAACCCGCGTGTACCAGAAGCTCAGGTCGAACCGACAAAGCCGCGTGTACCAGAAGCTCAAGCCGAACCAACAACACCGCCCGTAACAGAAACTCATGTTAAAGAAGTCCTGTCGTCGCCGGAAGGTAGTATACACGACGCGTCGCCGCCGGTGCAAAATTGTATTGTGAAGAAGGGTGTGTTAGTAGAGAAG ATTGTTAGTGAGTCTCCTGTTgtgaatttggaaaaaaaaaaagctgggaacattttgaataaaaaaccTGAATTGACGATGGTCGATGCAAATACTGTATTGCATAGAAACGTTTCGG ATAAAATAAGTACGGACCCATGTGAGTCAAGTTGTATTGCAACACGTTTACGTCGTTCAGTTCGTAAGCGACATACGCTGGGTATGTCagaagagaagaaagaggaagagggTGTTTTGGATAATGCAGGACAGAATGAATCCCGAATTTCGACGCGTGGGCACAAAGTAGAAAAAGCTACTAAAGTCGAATTTCTTGACGTGTATCAAATTGTTGCTAACACAGTCCTGTCATCTTTTGAGACTGTAAAAGAATTGGAGAATTTTTGTTGGTTTCATATATCATTCAGCGTCTCACAGAATGGAAAAAGTACAGACTTGCATGTTGGTGATAAcgaagatttttttttcttatcgaaaaaatatgttgatgATAAAGTGCATCCTACCTCTTTTACAGAGTCCCTCCAACTTTGCG atcTATTCTCAGCAGTTGCGCTGCATGAAGTACGAACGGTAGTTGTAAGGCCAATAAAGCCAAGTCCAACCAATATTTGCAATAGCATCCTTTGTATGTTTCAATCGTTGCGATCTGCGAAAAATGACAGTCACAt ACCACTATtgagttttttatttttacaacctgaaaatataaaattgtttcagaaACTATGTCAGGACGCTGTAAAAGGAAACATTCAATCTTTAGAAGAAGTACATACAACATACATCAGTTGCCTAACAAATCCCTCtatgaaattattagtttTAAAACGAGAGGATGTTTGGTTACATTTTTCTTGGTATGGAAAGTATGTTCGTGATAAGTCATTCAATCAAGtaatgattgaaaaatggtTACCCCCCGTGGGCAACAATTTACGTCAACCTCGACGGTATCCAACTCTGACTCAAGCGGCGGTTGATGACGTTACGCGCTATTTCCAACATTTAATTGGGTGGGTATTGCAACAAGTTGATAATCCGTCAGCAGCTCTTTGCAACATTCCAGGATGGAATACACACAATTCATTATGGAACGATACAAATGTTTTC TCTCTTTTCTATTTAACACAATCCGTTCGAATTTTTTGTACGACATTATGGAAATGGAGAGAAGGTTTAGTAGTCGGGTATGGAAGTCCTTTACTAGCGAATTCTCaacgttttaaatttcatcaaaaagaCAATCAA aaatatccAGAGTTATACGGGGAGAGGAAACAAGGTGCTTTACTATGTTCACATGAAGAGGACACTGAACTGGAAAAGCCTCAATATTTTACTAACTACTCGTATCtcgtttactttgaaatatcagaaacttttgtttttgaatggtGTTCTTTAACTTTATGGGATTTTGTTGAAACGAAAAAtctaacaacaacaacaacaacaacaacaacaaa TGTGAGCAAGTTATTCGAATTGGATTCCAAATATCATATTCGCTCGTTTCTTACATGGACGACGCTTAGTAATTGTTACGAGTGCCAAAAGCCGCTTATGTCGTACTGGAAAGATAAAACTCCTTCAGAATTTTTACTTTGCC aaaatctaTCTCGTGGAagcaaaaatggaaaagacAAAGTTTTAACCTTAATCAAATGTCACAATACGACATGTCGAGAATGTGTGGAGAAAACATTAGCGAACTGCAAAACACTATCTTCGTGGGATACATGTGCAACGTGGAAGTGTTCGCAGTGTCGTCGGCCAGCGGATTCAACCGAAACAACAAAAACAGA AAACGTGACAGTCCACGAATCTGAACGATCTTTATCTACCGGTTCGGGAAAAGATACATTTTCCGCAACATTTAAATCTTTACAAACGTGCAAAAACTTTTCTTGTCGAACAGATTCTATGCTGGATTATAAacttaaaaaacaatgtgGAAAAGTGTCATGGAGAATAGGATTAacatcaaaagaaaaaaagcgtCAGAAATCAGATATGAAAGATTTTTATCAAGCGTCacatgaattgaaaaaatttcgtaaacaaaagtaa